In Amycolatopsis coloradensis, one genomic interval encodes:
- a CDS encoding LamG domain-containing protein, translating into MRLRRTVIATAVTALVGSMVVVVAGSSPVIPARPASVAEAPDAVSAMAAARAQGTRVEVAGERTANREVFANPQGTLTAELTPVPVRTKVAGKWMPIDTAVVRRADGSFGPKAAEGELSLSGGGKTAPLATLRRDGKSLSLYWPGDLPAPVIAGDKVTYPEVFPGADLVMYADRDGFRQHLTLKDEPAAKNPALKSIRMTIRADGLKVTADKDGALRVLDEAGAELFSAPPSVMWDAAGKRAPIAVSVVDGALELVPDAKFLADPARTFPVVVDPTLRTHEKTAWATVLSGKPEDEYWGTSGDGTYAQVGQCPRDYPDSYCNNIGEAWAYFQYDTGFLWDKDVLGITMSGVVVSGPECNEPWHDVYHIGDDRLLWSGMNWNNRLGGNRAASSKVPGVHTNCTGWKNAGFSVPTEHIKKSRSSVYFLKAFDSGAQSAWRKYNPPDMKLKVTWNRTPHVPGNLTTDPPLKAPCHHCGGIPYVGDDWITLKAQVSDPDGDDVRAQWRIHDGVETAWDANMLTSGLIHSAGIDLSKRHGKTMNWWLHASDGAASSGAASGTPFAIDREPPTVEPTVASELYTEDNRWHGGPGVFSEFVFGSQGVDDVDHYLYDWWDEPGTPIVAETRGGPARIRLAPPGDGPQTLYVRSVDRAGHKGPIRKYRTYVRAGNGPLAHWALNGDPNDSAFLGDRHGSLNGGAAFTGQGAVGAALRLDGVDDHVNAPNAIRNSAAFTVSAWVNLNRKDHARAVVSQDGAMFPGFVLWHRAEADGSNSRWVFGVPNSTSSDKGVPMATSAVGMPELNTWTHLAGVYDPEAKHIKLYVNGTLAATTPHTAKPDWASGQVRIGRTVWGTNTGVDHWAGGVDDVQIHDRALTAAEVSALVGAGDVQVAHWRFDETSGTTARNSVEGGADAVLQNGAAFTTTGAVKGGVRLDGIDDVVSTNSPLLRTDQSFTVAAQVKLDRADDGTYTVLSQDGDRICSFCLQYQNRKWTFVFPQSDSDSPAGYNWVGTSAQPPEGVWTQLTGTYDAGENKIRLYVDGELIGESTRVTPWQAKNAFRIGQAVLKGVPEQRFPGTIDEVRAYNRAISQDEVRGLVSRDNVTAGTWKFDGNPDDANGKVNATVNGTGDWTAGQTSLPDPADLALRLNGGHAATTQSVVDTDKSFTVTAWAKLDKIDGHHTVVSQQGQTASGFDLGLLPDGRWDFTVSKVDAPDALIDHVAGGAAQPGVWTHLAGVYSKSRQRIELYVNGVLAGSEIHLDGADFNGPLQIGRSKWGGNENLELFPGAIDDVSVYSRALPAGEILTMAGRDLSLAHNWTLDDGSGVTSGDAVGARQATLSGGATFAPGRVGNAVQLDGVDDVASTSGVDVRTDTSFSVSAWVRMTGKECDLDVTSRCMFSAVSQDGGIAPDGSTRPASKFRLGHLEDDNGHPGNWVFEMPEANGTITKASVDVIPSDLTGWVHLTGTYNATAKSIHLYVDGTRKGEGTLLTAWQATGGLQIGRGREGGEAKGFWKGSVDDVRMYGGSLTAERVSALYRGYPAAEGSTTLPTADKGHWKFNESTGTTAADSGGRGLTATLRGGAGWRPGRDGYTGWFDGGAGYAETAGPVVEDTSRDFSVAAWAYLKAGTHYATVFGQDAGQVSAFHVQYDHGSKTWGVVVPKADQNNPELRTVLSSEPANVGGWSHLVMTYVAAQKQVRLYVNGALSGMQSDITIPAAPGKFSIGRCRWNGGDGCYFPGGIEEVRAYGKALSDGEVRRVHDDIPPASHGYWRFDDGTPRDYSWAQNHMAVTGTATYPDGITGKALQLDGNSYAQGTKPGVSMRDSFTVAAWARLARGDKVATVLGQDGATHSGFVLQYRPEVNRWIFGAATEDSEGANHTPLVYANSLQPPALNTWTHLAGVYDHPARQLRLYVNGEHVGTKENVLLWTAWGGFTIGRGKANRVADGFFPGAIDEVTTDMGVVSPDELRKRAGWPEPAGGQLGRFIRTGGDHRTVLLGGDLYGKAGELPPGYRFEKSLGMMLTAERPGTRRVYSCLLGETDAFTSTDPACEGKTKLADLGWVYTEKPEGVATVPLYRCLHNGERFDAYLADCEGQQVDVLIGHLLAYAPLTRYYHPRIGEHDVSTRGTPPGYRHEGTYGLLAMSNEPGTQLVKSCVDGTDRFLSLDAACEGKTVYRDVGYIWTQPPAGLPSIPLYQCALNFGASAGELFVSGEANCEGQTVRGQLGYVVRAAPAAV; encoded by the coding sequence ATGCGGCTACGTCGCACAGTGATCGCCACGGCGGTCACCGCTCTGGTGGGTTCGATGGTGGTCGTCGTCGCGGGGAGCAGCCCGGTCATCCCCGCACGACCGGCATCCGTCGCGGAAGCGCCCGACGCGGTTTCGGCGATGGCCGCCGCGCGGGCGCAGGGGACAAGGGTCGAGGTGGCGGGCGAGCGCACCGCGAACCGGGAGGTCTTCGCCAACCCACAGGGGACGCTGACCGCCGAACTGACCCCCGTCCCGGTCCGGACCAAGGTCGCGGGCAAGTGGATGCCGATCGACACCGCGGTGGTGCGCCGCGCCGACGGTTCGTTCGGCCCCAAGGCGGCCGAGGGTGAACTGTCGCTGTCCGGCGGCGGGAAGACCGCGCCACTGGCCACGCTCCGCCGGGACGGCAAGTCGCTTTCGCTGTACTGGCCGGGCGATCTGCCCGCGCCGGTGATCGCGGGCGACAAGGTGACCTATCCCGAAGTGTTCCCTGGCGCCGACCTGGTGATGTACGCCGACCGAGATGGTTTCCGGCAGCACCTCACGCTGAAGGACGAGCCGGCCGCCAAGAACCCGGCGCTCAAGTCGATCCGGATGACGATCCGGGCCGACGGCCTGAAGGTGACCGCCGACAAGGACGGCGCGCTGCGGGTGCTCGACGAGGCAGGCGCCGAGCTGTTCAGCGCCCCGCCGTCGGTCATGTGGGACGCGGCTGGGAAGCGGGCACCGATCGCGGTGTCCGTTGTGGACGGTGCGCTGGAACTGGTGCCGGACGCGAAATTCCTGGCTGACCCGGCGCGGACGTTCCCGGTCGTCGTCGACCCGACGCTTCGGACGCACGAGAAGACCGCTTGGGCCACTGTGCTTTCCGGCAAACCTGAGGACGAGTACTGGGGCACCAGCGGCGACGGCACCTACGCGCAGGTGGGTCAATGCCCGCGTGACTACCCGGACAGCTACTGCAACAACATCGGCGAAGCATGGGCATATTTCCAGTACGACACGGGCTTCCTGTGGGACAAGGACGTTCTCGGTATCACGATGTCCGGGGTCGTGGTGTCCGGTCCCGAATGCAACGAGCCGTGGCACGACGTCTACCACATCGGCGACGACCGGCTCCTGTGGAGCGGGATGAACTGGAACAACCGCCTCGGCGGCAACCGGGCGGCCTCCAGCAAGGTGCCCGGGGTGCACACGAACTGCACGGGCTGGAAGAACGCCGGATTCAGTGTGCCCACCGAGCACATCAAGAAGTCGCGCTCGTCGGTGTACTTCCTCAAGGCCTTCGACTCGGGTGCCCAGTCCGCGTGGCGGAAGTACAACCCGCCGGACATGAAGCTGAAGGTGACCTGGAACCGCACGCCGCACGTGCCGGGCAACCTCACCACCGATCCGCCGCTGAAGGCCCCGTGCCACCACTGTGGCGGCATCCCTTACGTCGGCGACGACTGGATCACGCTGAAGGCCCAGGTGTCCGATCCGGACGGTGACGACGTCCGCGCGCAGTGGCGGATCCATGACGGGGTGGAGACCGCGTGGGACGCCAACATGCTGACCAGCGGTTTGATCCACAGTGCCGGTATCGATCTCAGCAAGCGGCACGGGAAGACCATGAACTGGTGGCTGCACGCCTCGGACGGTGCGGCGTCCAGTGGCGCGGCGAGTGGCACGCCGTTCGCCATCGACAGGGAACCTCCCACCGTGGAGCCGACGGTGGCCAGCGAACTGTACACAGAGGACAATCGCTGGCACGGTGGACCCGGTGTGTTCAGTGAGTTCGTCTTCGGCTCCCAGGGAGTCGACGACGTCGACCACTATCTGTACGACTGGTGGGATGAGCCGGGCACCCCGATCGTCGCCGAGACGCGCGGCGGCCCCGCGCGGATCCGCCTGGCACCGCCCGGAGACGGGCCGCAGACCCTTTACGTCCGCAGTGTGGATCGTGCGGGACACAAGGGCCCGATCCGGAAGTACCGCACGTACGTCCGTGCCGGCAACGGGCCCTTGGCCCACTGGGCGCTGAACGGCGACCCGAACGACTCGGCCTTCCTCGGCGACCGGCACGGCTCGCTCAACGGCGGCGCGGCCTTCACCGGACAGGGCGCGGTCGGTGCCGCTCTGCGGCTCGACGGCGTCGACGATCACGTGAACGCGCCGAACGCGATCCGCAACAGCGCGGCGTTCACGGTCTCGGCCTGGGTGAACCTGAACCGCAAGGACCACGCCAGGGCGGTGGTCAGCCAGGACGGCGCGATGTTCCCCGGATTCGTGCTGTGGCACCGGGCCGAAGCCGACGGGAGCAATTCCCGCTGGGTCTTCGGTGTGCCCAACTCGACGTCCTCGGACAAGGGCGTGCCGATGGCCACCTCGGCGGTCGGCATGCCGGAGCTGAACACCTGGACCCACCTCGCCGGTGTCTACGATCCCGAGGCCAAGCACATCAAGCTGTACGTCAACGGGACGCTCGCCGCGACGACACCGCATACGGCGAAACCCGACTGGGCCTCCGGTCAGGTGCGTATCGGCCGCACGGTCTGGGGCACCAACACCGGCGTCGACCATTGGGCGGGCGGGGTCGACGACGTGCAGATCCACGACCGGGCGCTGACCGCTGCCGAGGTCTCGGCGCTGGTCGGGGCGGGCGACGTCCAGGTGGCGCACTGGAGGTTCGACGAGACCTCGGGTACGACGGCGCGGAACTCCGTCGAGGGCGGCGCCGACGCGGTGCTGCAGAACGGCGCGGCCTTCACCACGACGGGCGCGGTGAAGGGCGGGGTCCGGCTGGACGGGATCGACGACGTCGTCTCGACCAACAGCCCGCTGCTGCGCACCGACCAGAGCTTCACGGTCGCCGCGCAGGTCAAACTCGACCGGGCCGACGACGGTACGTACACCGTGCTCAGCCAGGACGGCGACCGGATCTGCTCGTTCTGCCTGCAGTACCAGAACCGCAAGTGGACCTTCGTCTTCCCGCAGTCCGATTCGGACAGTCCGGCCGGGTACAACTGGGTCGGCACGTCGGCCCAGCCGCCGGAGGGAGTGTGGACCCAGCTGACCGGTACCTACGACGCCGGTGAGAACAAGATCCGGCTGTATGTGGACGGCGAGCTGATCGGGGAGTCCACCCGTGTCACGCCGTGGCAGGCGAAGAACGCGTTCCGGATCGGGCAGGCGGTCCTCAAGGGGGTTCCGGAGCAGCGGTTCCCCGGCACGATCGACGAGGTCCGCGCCTACAACCGGGCGATCTCGCAGGACGAGGTCCGTGGTCTCGTGAGCCGCGACAACGTCACCGCCGGTACCTGGAAGTTCGACGGCAATCCCGACGACGCCAACGGAAAGGTGAACGCCACGGTCAACGGCACCGGGGACTGGACCGCCGGGCAGACCAGCCTGCCCGACCCGGCGGACCTCGCGCTGCGGCTCAACGGCGGCCACGCCGCCACCACACAGAGCGTGGTGGACACGGACAAGAGCTTCACCGTGACGGCGTGGGCCAAACTGGACAAGATCGACGGGCACCACACCGTGGTCTCCCAGCAGGGCCAGACGGCCAGCGGGTTCGACCTCGGCCTGCTGCCCGACGGCCGGTGGGACTTCACGGTTTCGAAGGTCGACGCGCCGGACGCCCTCATCGACCACGTGGCGGGCGGCGCCGCGCAGCCCGGGGTCTGGACTCATCTCGCGGGGGTGTACAGCAAGAGCAGGCAGCGGATCGAGCTCTACGTGAACGGTGTGCTGGCCGGTTCGGAGATCCATCTCGACGGCGCGGACTTCAACGGGCCCTTGCAGATCGGCCGGTCGAAGTGGGGCGGGAACGAGAATCTCGAGCTCTTCCCGGGCGCCATCGACGATGTCTCGGTCTACAGTCGGGCCTTGCCGGCGGGCGAGATCCTGACGATGGCCGGGCGGGATCTGAGCCTGGCGCACAACTGGACCCTCGACGACGGCTCCGGGGTCACCAGCGGTGACGCCGTGGGCGCACGGCAGGCGACGTTGTCGGGCGGGGCGACCTTCGCACCGGGGCGGGTCGGCAACGCCGTCCAGCTGGACGGCGTCGACGACGTCGCCTCGACGAGTGGCGTCGACGTCCGCACCGACACGAGCTTCAGTGTGTCGGCGTGGGTTCGCATGACCGGTAAGGAATGCGATCTCGACGTCACCTCACGCTGCATGTTCAGCGCGGTCTCGCAGGATGGCGGCATCGCGCCCGACGGCAGCACCAGGCCCGCCAGCAAGTTCCGGCTCGGTCATCTCGAAGACGACAACGGGCATCCCGGGAACTGGGTGTTCGAGATGCCGGAGGCGAACGGCACGATCACCAAGGCGTCGGTGGACGTCATCCCCAGCGACCTGACGGGGTGGGTACACCTGACGGGAACCTACAACGCCACGGCGAAGTCGATCCACCTGTATGTCGACGGAACCCGCAAGGGCGAGGGCACCTTGCTCACCGCCTGGCAGGCCACAGGTGGGCTGCAGATCGGCCGCGGTCGTGAGGGCGGCGAGGCGAAGGGGTTCTGGAAGGGGTCCGTCGACGACGTCCGGATGTACGGTGGCTCGTTGACCGCCGAGCGGGTTTCCGCGCTGTACCGCGGCTATCCGGCGGCGGAGGGTTCGACGACCCTGCCCACCGCGGACAAGGGACACTGGAAGTTCAACGAGAGCACCGGAACCACGGCAGCCGATTCAGGCGGCCGCGGCCTGACCGCGACGCTGCGAGGCGGCGCGGGCTGGCGCCCCGGGCGGGACGGCTACACCGGGTGGTTCGACGGTGGTGCCGGATACGCGGAGACCGCCGGGCCGGTGGTCGAAGACACCAGCCGGGACTTCTCCGTCGCCGCGTGGGCGTACCTGAAGGCGGGCACGCATTACGCGACCGTGTTCGGGCAGGACGCGGGCCAGGTGAGTGCGTTCCACGTGCAGTACGACCACGGCTCGAAGACGTGGGGCGTGGTGGTACCGAAGGCCGACCAGAACAACCCGGAGCTGCGAACCGTGCTTTCCAGCGAACCGGCGAACGTGGGCGGCTGGTCGCATCTGGTGATGACGTACGTCGCCGCGCAGAAGCAGGTACGGCTGTACGTCAACGGCGCGCTGTCGGGAATGCAGTCGGATATCACGATCCCGGCGGCACCCGGGAAGTTCTCCATCGGCCGGTGCCGGTGGAACGGCGGTGACGGCTGCTACTTCCCCGGCGGCATCGAGGAGGTCAGAGCGTACGGGAAGGCGTTGTCCGACGGCGAGGTCCGGCGGGTCCACGACGACATCCCGCCCGCGTCGCACGGCTACTGGAGGTTCGACGACGGCACCCCGCGAGACTACTCGTGGGCGCAGAACCACATGGCCGTGACCGGGACCGCCACTTACCCCGACGGCATCACCGGGAAGGCGCTGCAGCTCGACGGCAACTCCTACGCGCAGGGCACCAAGCCGGGTGTGAGCATGCGGGACAGCTTCACCGTCGCCGCGTGGGCACGGCTCGCGAGGGGCGACAAGGTCGCCACGGTGCTCGGCCAGGACGGCGCCACCCACAGCGGTTTCGTCCTCCAGTACCGGCCGGAGGTGAACCGGTGGATCTTCGGCGCGGCGACGGAGGATTCGGAAGGGGCGAACCACACGCCGCTGGTCTACGCGAACTCGTTGCAGCCGCCCGCGTTGAACACGTGGACGCATCTCGCCGGGGTGTACGACCACCCGGCGCGGCAGCTGCGGCTGTACGTCAACGGGGAACACGTCGGCACCAAGGAGAACGTCCTGCTGTGGACGGCGTGGGGCGGCTTCACCATCGGCCGGGGCAAGGCCAACCGGGTCGCGGACGGGTTCTTCCCCGGTGCGATCGACGAGGTGACCACGGACATGGGCGTGGTCTCCCCGGACGAGCTCCGGAAGCGGGCGGGCTGGCCTGAGCCGGCGGGTGGCCAGCTCGGCCGGTTCATCCGGACCGGCGGTGACCACCGGACGGTGCTCCTCGGCGGTGACCTCTACGGCAAGGCGGGCGAACTGCCTCCGGGCTACCGGTTCGAGAAGTCGCTCGGCATGATGCTCACCGCCGAACGGCCCGGAACACGCCGGGTGTACAGCTGCCTGCTCGGGGAGACCGACGCGTTCACCTCGACCGATCCGGCCTGCGAGGGCAAGACGAAACTCGCGGATCTCGGCTGGGTGTACACCGAGAAACCCGAAGGCGTGGCGACGGTTCCGCTCTACCGGTGCCTGCACAACGGGGAACGGTTCGACGCCTACCTGGCCGACTGTGAAGGCCAGCAGGTGGACGTCCTGATCGGACACCTGCTGGCGTACGCGCCGCTGACCCGGTACTACCACCCGCGGATCGGCGAGCACGACGTCTCGACCCGGGGTACGCCGCCAGGGTACCGCCACGAGGGCACTTACGGTCTGCTCGCGATGTCGAACGAGCCGGGCACCCAGCTGGTGAAGTCCTGTGTGGACGGTACGGACCGGTTCCTGTCCCTCGACGCCGCCTGTGAAGGGAAGACGGTCTACCGCGACGTGGGCTACATCTGGACACAGCCTCCCGCCGGGTTGCCGAGCATCCCGCTCTACCAGTGCGCGCTCAATTTCGGCGCGTCAGCGGGCGAGCTGTTCGTCTCCGGCGAGGCGAACTGTGAAGGACAGACCGTACGCGGACAGCTGGGCTACGTGGTCCGCGCGGCACCGGCCGCGGTCTGA